One Candidatus Polarisedimenticolia bacterium genomic region harbors:
- the hemQ gene encoding hydrogen peroxide-dependent heme synthase — MHNPQVPETLDGWSVLHQMFRVRWETVKPLPAKRRRELADEAASLLAPLESRKDGPSALVNLLGHKGDLMLVHFRKTFDELSRIGLQVSMLGLSDHLEPTTSYVSIVELGLYEMTGKIHQDLKLRGLKTGSEEFERAFDEEMQKQRERMIGRLYTEIPRRRHVCFYPMNKRRGETKNWYTVPFEKRAAMMREHGFIGRAYSGQVTQVISGSIGFDDWEWGVDLFADDPLVFKKLIYEMRFDEASADYAEFGPFYVGLQFAARRLPDFLEGETPSLE, encoded by the coding sequence ATGCACAACCCCCAGGTCCCTGAAACGCTCGACGGCTGGTCCGTCCTGCACCAGATGTTCCGGGTGCGCTGGGAGACCGTCAAGCCGCTCCCCGCGAAGCGCCGCCGGGAGCTGGCCGACGAGGCGGCCTCCCTCCTGGCGCCGCTCGAATCCCGGAAGGACGGCCCCAGCGCCCTGGTGAACCTCCTCGGGCACAAGGGGGACCTGATGCTCGTGCATTTCCGCAAGACCTTCGACGAGCTGAGCCGCATCGGGCTTCAAGTCTCGATGCTGGGCCTGAGCGATCACCTGGAGCCCACGACCTCCTACGTCTCGATCGTCGAGCTGGGCCTCTACGAGATGACCGGCAAGATCCATCAAGACTTGAAGCTGCGCGGCCTGAAGACGGGATCCGAAGAGTTCGAGCGCGCCTTCGACGAGGAGATGCAGAAGCAGCGCGAGCGCATGATCGGCCGCCTGTACACGGAGATCCCGCGCCGGCGGCACGTCTGTTTCTATCCCATGAACAAGCGGCGGGGCGAGACCAAGAACTGGTACACGGTCCCGTTCGAGAAGCGCGCCGCGATGATGCGCGAGCACGGCTTCATCGGGCGGGCCTACTCGGGGCAGGTGACCCAGGTCATCTCCGGCTCGATCGGCTTCGACGACTGGGAGTGGGGGGTCGACCTGTTCGCCGACGATCCCCTGGTCTTCAAGAAGCTGATCTACGAGATGCGCTTCGACGAGGCGAGCGCCGACTACGCCGAGTTCGGGCCGTTCTACGTCGGGCTGCAGTTCGCGGCCAGGCGCCTGCCGGACTTCCTCGAGGGCGAGACTCCCTCCCTGGAGTGA
- a CDS encoding MBL fold metallo-hydrolase, translating to MSEPKTVAVAITEVVPGLFHYRIDDERIKSQSDAYAVARGGRVVLIDPLPLEPSLLQGLGRIEAIVLGAPGHQRSSWSLRRRHGATVHAPEGASGLEEKPDASYKEGDFLPGGLKPIQAPGPKGAHYAFHVEAKPGLLLCTDLWHMTPRGVEFLPDKYLSDPARARATARRLLGLDFDIVCFGHGDPILRGARHVLAGIVEADAAARKT from the coding sequence ATGTCCGAGCCGAAGACCGTCGCCGTCGCGATCACCGAAGTCGTTCCCGGGCTCTTCCACTACCGGATCGACGACGAGCGGATCAAGTCTCAGAGCGACGCCTACGCGGTCGCGCGGGGCGGCCGGGTCGTGTTGATCGACCCGCTGCCGCTCGAGCCCTCGCTGCTCCAGGGCCTGGGCCGCATCGAAGCGATCGTCCTGGGTGCCCCGGGCCACCAGAGGTCGTCGTGGAGCCTCCGTCGGCGGCACGGGGCGACGGTCCACGCGCCGGAGGGGGCCTCGGGTCTGGAGGAGAAGCCGGACGCCAGCTACAAGGAAGGCGACTTCCTGCCCGGCGGCCTGAAGCCGATCCAAGCACCCGGGCCGAAAGGGGCGCATTACGCCTTTCACGTCGAGGCGAAGCCTGGGCTCCTGCTGTGCACCGACTTGTGGCACATGACGCCCAGGGGAGTGGAGTTCCTCCCCGACAAGTACCTGAGCGACCCGGCCCGCGCCCGCGCCACGGCGCGTCGGCTTCTCGGGCTGGACTTCGACATCGTGTGCTTCGGACACGGCGACCCGATCCTGCGCGGCGCCCGGCACGTCCTGGCCGGGATCGTCGAGGCCGACGCCGCCGCGCGAAAGACGTAG
- a CDS encoding carboxypeptidase regulatory-like domain-containing protein encodes MNDLFYVQKMENASATASRPVARGLAPGRPTGGRGRRVVQAVAILACAAAFAGCARDSGPPPPPPGAVPAGTSLGGAVIRGSVRFEGKAPPRKAISMTGEAACHKPNTLTLTEDVIVAPGGGLRNVYVHVVSGLGDRVFAAPASPAVMDQAGCMFVPHVLAVQSGQAITFQSSDPVLHNVRAVAKKNRAFNVSMPGKGKSVNKWFSEPEVVAIRCDVHAWMSGFIAVEGHPFHQVTGPDGSFSLEGLPAGEYVVEAWHEKLGAQRQTVKTADGQPGTIEFIFPARTGG; translated from the coding sequence GTGAACGACTTGTTCTACGTGCAGAAGATGGAGAATGCGTCAGCGACGGCGTCGCGTCCCGTCGCGCGCGGGCTTGCGCCCGGGCGACCGACCGGCGGGCGCGGGCGCCGCGTCGTCCAGGCGGTCGCCATCCTGGCATGCGCCGCGGCCTTCGCGGGCTGTGCCCGCGACTCCGGGCCTCCCCCGCCGCCGCCGGGGGCCGTTCCGGCCGGCACGTCGCTGGGCGGCGCCGTGATACGCGGGAGCGTCCGGTTCGAGGGGAAGGCCCCCCCGCGCAAGGCGATCTCCATGACGGGCGAGGCGGCCTGCCACAAGCCCAATACCCTGACGCTGACCGAGGACGTCATCGTCGCGCCGGGCGGGGGTCTCAGGAACGTCTACGTGCACGTCGTCTCGGGGCTGGGCGACCGCGTCTTCGCGGCGCCGGCGTCCCCCGCGGTCATGGACCAGGCGGGCTGCATGTTCGTGCCGCACGTGCTCGCCGTCCAGAGCGGGCAGGCGATCACCTTCCAGAGCAGCGACCCGGTGCTGCACAACGTGCGGGCCGTCGCGAAGAAGAACCGCGCGTTCAACGTCTCGATGCCGGGCAAGGGAAAGTCCGTGAACAAATGGTTCTCCGAGCCGGAGGTGGTGGCGATCCGCTGCGACGTCCACGCCTGGATGAGCGGCTTCATCGCGGTCGAGGGGCATCCGTTCCACCAGGTCACCGGGCCCGACGGCTCGTTCTCCCTCGAGGGGCTTCCCGCGGGCGAGTATGTCGTCGAGGCCTGGCACGAGAAGCTCGGAGCCCAGCGGCAGACGGTGAAGACGGCCGACGGTCAGCCCGGCACGATCGAGTTCATCTTTCCCGCCCGGACGGGCGGCTAG
- a CDS encoding radical SAM protein: protein MPRSDSPRRLTVVLIKPSRYDDDGYVVRHWRGVLPSNTLAALHSLTEKVASAGALGAGTEVRIAAYDETVHQVDATAVARRHRPRGPDDLTLIALVAVQTNQWPRAADLAIAFRRRGLPVLIGGFHVSGILELFADPTPELREMLDAGVTLVHGEIEAEWGAILRDALEERLRPRYDIHERPGLQDAPLPRIPSRYMRRFAYPHMATVDVGRGCPFNCSFCSIINVQGKTMRHRDPAAIERAVRDNWKSGIDYYFFTDDNFSRNPCWEGIFDGLIRLREEEGIRIDFMMQVDALAWKIPRFIDKAARAGSSQVFLGMESIRAANLKAAGKTQNKAAEYRDMIATWHRAGIACHVGYILGFPEDTPESIAQDVRDLGEALEVDQASFFMLTPIPGSADHLELVRRKVPLDADPGNYDSFHPVMRHPRMTGAEWLEAYRRAWRDFYSPAAMRRTLLRANHRTYWGLFKNFLWYRAAMIEDAHPMITGFLRLKDRTQRRRGFAVEGRLAHLRRRAPEVWSQLRAYGHLFVEMQDVWLQTRHVAPPSLLSRLKLPRLPARTQREVEPAPPPIAALACTAAFGLALVGGRTK from the coding sequence ATGCCCCGTTCCGATTCCCCGCGCCGGCTGACCGTCGTCTTGATCAAGCCGTCGCGGTACGACGACGACGGGTACGTCGTCCGCCACTGGCGCGGGGTCCTGCCGAGCAACACCCTGGCGGCGCTGCACTCCCTGACCGAGAAGGTCGCGTCCGCCGGGGCGCTCGGCGCCGGCACGGAGGTGCGCATCGCCGCGTATGACGAGACGGTGCACCAGGTCGACGCGACGGCCGTCGCGAGGCGGCACCGTCCGCGAGGACCCGACGATCTGACATTGATCGCCCTCGTGGCGGTCCAGACCAACCAGTGGCCGCGGGCCGCCGATCTGGCGATCGCGTTCCGGCGGCGCGGCCTGCCGGTCCTGATCGGCGGCTTCCACGTCAGCGGCATCCTGGAGCTGTTCGCCGATCCGACCCCCGAGCTGCGGGAGATGCTCGACGCCGGCGTGACCCTGGTGCACGGCGAGATCGAAGCGGAGTGGGGGGCCATCCTGAGGGACGCGCTCGAGGAGCGGCTGCGGCCGCGCTACGACATCCACGAGCGTCCCGGCCTCCAGGACGCGCCCCTGCCCCGCATCCCGTCGCGCTACATGCGGCGCTTCGCCTACCCGCACATGGCCACGGTCGACGTGGGGCGGGGCTGCCCCTTCAACTGCTCGTTCTGCTCGATCATCAACGTGCAGGGGAAGACGATGCGGCACCGCGACCCCGCGGCCATCGAGCGGGCGGTGCGCGACAACTGGAAGAGCGGCATCGACTACTACTTCTTCACCGACGACAACTTCTCGCGCAATCCGTGCTGGGAGGGGATCTTCGACGGCCTCATCCGCCTGCGCGAGGAGGAGGGGATCCGCATCGATTTCATGATGCAGGTGGACGCCCTGGCGTGGAAGATCCCGCGGTTCATCGACAAGGCGGCGCGCGCCGGCAGCAGCCAGGTGTTCCTCGGCATGGAGTCGATCCGCGCCGCGAACCTGAAGGCGGCCGGCAAGACGCAGAACAAGGCCGCGGAATACCGCGACATGATCGCGACCTGGCACCGGGCCGGCATCGCCTGTCACGTCGGCTACATCCTCGGCTTCCCCGAGGACACCCCGGAGAGCATCGCGCAGGACGTCCGCGACCTCGGCGAGGCCCTCGAGGTCGACCAGGCGTCGTTCTTCATGCTGACTCCGATCCCGGGCTCGGCCGACCACCTGGAGCTGGTGCGCCGCAAGGTGCCGCTCGACGCCGACCCGGGCAACTACGACTCGTTCCACCCGGTGATGCGGCACCCGCGCATGACGGGGGCGGAGTGGCTCGAGGCCTACCGCCGCGCCTGGCGGGATTTCTACTCGCCGGCGGCGATGCGCCGGACGCTCCTGCGGGCGAACCACCGGACCTACTGGGGGCTGTTCAAGAACTTCCTCTGGTACAGGGCGGCGATGATCGAGGACGCCCATCCGATGATCACCGGGTTCCTGCGCCTCAAGGACCGCACGCAGCGCCGCCGGGGCTTCGCCGTCGAAGGGCGGCTCGCCCACCTGCGGCGCCGGGCGCCGGAGGTCTGGTCCCAGCTCCGGGCCTACGGCCACCTGTTCGTCGAGATGCAGGACGTGTGGCTGCAGACGCGCCACGTCGCGCCGCCGTCCCTCCTGTCCCGCCTGAAGCTGCCGCGGCTGCCGGCCCGGACGCAGCGCGAGGTCGAGCCCGCGCCGCCGCCGATCGCGGCCCTGGCCTGCACCGCCGCCTTCGGCCTGGCGCTCGTGGGCGGCCGGACGAAGTAG
- a CDS encoding urate hydroxylase PuuD, producing the protein MDPNLTAWFEMIFRWIHVVAGITWIGHLYFFNFVNAQVAKTYDADSKKKVVPELMPRALYWFRWGAAWTWVSGFLLAGLVYYMVPNLLPPESTMSAGAGSGLSLLLIVVVFFVYDALWKAMAGKEQAGVIVSFLLVAAAAWGMSCVFAPRAVFIHVGALFGTIMAMNVWMRIWPAQKKIIAAIKAGTAPDAATVALAGLRSKHNTYMSVPLVLTMVSNHYPTVYGAPNSWVILVILVAVGWALTKWLYGKSASPAPSRF; encoded by the coding sequence ATGGATCCGAACTTGACCGCGTGGTTTGAGATGATCTTCCGCTGGATCCACGTTGTGGCCGGCATCACGTGGATCGGCCACCTGTACTTCTTCAACTTCGTCAACGCCCAGGTGGCGAAGACCTACGACGCCGACTCCAAGAAGAAGGTCGTCCCCGAGCTGATGCCGCGCGCCCTGTACTGGTTCCGCTGGGGCGCCGCCTGGACCTGGGTCTCGGGGTTCCTGCTGGCCGGCCTCGTCTACTACATGGTCCCGAACCTCCTGCCGCCGGAGTCGACCATGAGCGCGGGGGCGGGGAGCGGCCTGTCGCTCCTCCTGATCGTCGTCGTCTTCTTCGTCTACGACGCGCTCTGGAAGGCGATGGCCGGCAAGGAGCAGGCGGGGGTGATCGTCTCGTTCCTGCTCGTCGCCGCGGCCGCCTGGGGCATGTCGTGCGTCTTCGCCCCCCGGGCCGTCTTCATCCACGTGGGGGCGCTCTTCGGCACCATCATGGCGATGAACGTCTGGATGCGGATCTGGCCGGCGCAGAAGAAGATCATCGCGGCCATCAAGGCCGGCACGGCCCCCGACGCCGCGACCGTCGCGCTGGCCGGCCTGCGCTCGAAGCACAACACCTACATGTCGGTGCCGCTCGTCCTGACGATGGTGAGCAACCACTACCCGACCGTCTACGGGGCCCCGAACAGCTGGGTCATCCTGGTGATCCTCGTGGCGGTCGGCTGGGCCCTGACGAAGTGGCTCTACGGCAAGTCGGCGAGCCCGGCCCCCTCGAGATTCTAA
- a CDS encoding aminobutyraldehyde dehydrogenase yields the protein MTDLKMIIDGKEVESVSRQRTDVINPASEKPAGSVPKGTAEDVEKAVKAARQAYRKWSRLTPAERSGLLLKLADALDKDVQRLGEMETSQTGKPLKLSLNSDLPFANDNIRFMGAQARVLEGTSAGEYAAGYTSIIRREPVGVIGSIAPWNYPYLMAAWKIGPALAAGNTVVLKPASNTPFTAIEIAKAALAVGIPEGVFNVVTGPGAEIGGALCRHDDVNMISLTGDTATGKKIMEQAASSVKRLHLELGGKAPFIVFEDANLDAAVQGAVVAGFVNTGQDCTAATRIYVQKSKYKQFVDDFVGHVKKIRVGDPLKPTTDIGPLISKEQRERVAGFVDRARKAGVEVLTGGKPLDGPGFFYQPTVLAKAKHEDEVVQKEIFGPAVVVMSFDTEEEIVQKANGVEYGLASSIWTSDVTRALRVSRELEFGEVWINDHLPLASEMPHGGVKKSGFGADLSRYAFEEYTNVKHVMADLSGEARKGWHFTVYGDQA from the coding sequence ATGACCGATCTCAAGATGATCATCGACGGCAAGGAAGTGGAGTCCGTTTCGCGGCAGCGGACGGACGTGATCAACCCGGCCAGCGAAAAGCCTGCCGGCAGCGTGCCGAAGGGGACGGCCGAGGACGTCGAAAAGGCGGTCAAGGCGGCGCGCCAGGCCTACAGGAAATGGTCGCGCCTCACCCCCGCGGAGCGCAGCGGCCTGCTGCTGAAGCTGGCGGACGCGCTCGACAAGGACGTCCAGCGCCTGGGGGAGATGGAGACCAGCCAGACCGGCAAGCCGCTGAAGCTGTCGCTCAACTCCGACCTGCCGTTCGCCAACGACAACATCCGCTTCATGGGGGCCCAGGCGCGCGTCCTGGAAGGGACCTCGGCCGGCGAGTACGCGGCCGGCTACACCAGCATCATCCGCCGCGAGCCGGTCGGCGTCATCGGATCGATCGCCCCCTGGAACTACCCGTACCTGATGGCCGCCTGGAAGATCGGGCCGGCCCTGGCGGCGGGGAACACCGTCGTCCTGAAGCCGGCGTCGAACACGCCGTTCACCGCCATCGAGATCGCCAAGGCGGCCCTGGCGGTCGGCATTCCGGAGGGGGTGTTCAACGTGGTCACCGGTCCGGGGGCCGAAATCGGCGGCGCCCTGTGCCGGCACGACGACGTCAACATGATCTCCCTGACCGGCGACACGGCGACCGGCAAGAAGATCATGGAGCAGGCGGCCTCTTCCGTGAAGCGCCTGCACCTCGAGCTGGGCGGGAAGGCCCCGTTCATCGTGTTCGAGGACGCGAACCTCGACGCGGCGGTGCAGGGGGCGGTGGTCGCCGGCTTCGTCAACACGGGGCAGGACTGCACGGCGGCGACGCGGATCTACGTCCAGAAATCGAAGTACAAGCAGTTCGTCGACGACTTCGTCGGGCACGTCAAGAAGATCCGGGTGGGGGACCCGCTGAAGCCCACGACCGACATCGGGCCGCTGATCTCGAAGGAGCAGCGCGAGCGCGTGGCGGGGTTCGTGGATCGGGCCCGCAAGGCCGGCGTCGAGGTCCTGACGGGAGGCAAGCCGCTCGACGGCCCCGGCTTCTTCTACCAGCCGACCGTGCTGGCCAAGGCGAAGCACGAGGACGAGGTGGTGCAGAAGGAGATCTTCGGCCCCGCGGTCGTCGTCATGTCATTCGACACCGAGGAGGAAATCGTCCAGAAGGCGAACGGGGTCGAGTACGGCCTGGCCTCGTCCATCTGGACCTCGGATGTCACGCGCGCGCTGCGCGTCTCCCGCGAACTGGAATTCGGTGAGGTCTGGATCAACGACCACCTGCCGCTCGCCTCGGAGATGCCGCATGGCGGCGTCAAGAAATCGGGCTTCGGCGCGGACCTGTCGCGCTACGCGTTCGAGGAATACACCAACGTCAAGCACGTGATGGCGGACCTGTCGGGCGAAGCGCGCAAGGGCTGGCACTTCACGGTCTACGGAGACCAGGCGTAG
- a CDS encoding ATP-binding protein, with product MARWSRALFAGLAAAVLCLCGVAWLASAEDAARREDLEHETRLVAHQFSTRLRGALEKCTIALGQMASFLENSETVTDAEFQSYSSATLRQVPLLLRISRLDAALKVRAVAPPEHNAGLVGVDSRTFPPAHEAAQRARESKVPVFSSPMKLFDGPRGFLLAVPVFRNGRFEGEVVGTIRSSSFISALILPAVLERYEEIVLGSGVHLLPGPLPEIPPPSERPTVISAFSLGGAAWEVRLTPRLDIVSDRLGSGRAAFWTMGALLALLAGGAVGTLNYFASGMVHRVRTQDEALRQANQRLDGAMQQLIQAEKLTALGELVAGVAHEINNPLASIMGYLQLLMARELPSEVKRRIETVYSEAERMAKIVKNLLTFGRKHPPEKRYLGLNGIVEKTIELKAYPFKVNQIQVEADLQPGLPMTMLDFHQIQQVLINLLNNAEHAMAEQGRGGTIRFTTRAVGGRIELRLTDSGPGIPIEAMPHIFEPFFTTKKDGKGTGLGLSICYGIVQGHGGGIRVESEPGKGTTFVLDFPIVAAPAAETVASEMRGAGQATLRILIVDDEPAVSGFLLELLTARGHRVDTAADVPEALQKIARAELDLIISDMRLPRGSGRDVHRAAALKEPALASRMIFTSGDAQDEDILRFVRETGGQMVPKPCTVAEIERAIGRAMGAGPAPGGAATHRPAASR from the coding sequence GTGGCGCGTTGGTCCAGGGCCCTGTTCGCCGGCTTGGCCGCGGCGGTTCTCTGCCTGTGCGGAGTAGCCTGGCTCGCCTCCGCGGAGGACGCGGCCCGGCGCGAGGACCTGGAGCACGAGACCCGTCTGGTCGCCCACCAGTTCTCCACCCGCCTGCGGGGCGCGCTCGAGAAGTGCACGATCGCCCTGGGGCAGATGGCCAGCTTCCTCGAGAACAGCGAGACCGTGACCGACGCCGAGTTCCAGAGCTACAGCTCGGCCACGCTCCGCCAGGTGCCGCTCCTTCTGCGGATCAGCCGCCTGGACGCGGCGCTCAAGGTCCGCGCCGTCGCCCCGCCGGAGCACAACGCGGGGCTCGTCGGCGTGGACAGCCGGACCTTCCCGCCGGCACACGAAGCGGCCCAGCGGGCCAGGGAGTCGAAGGTGCCCGTCTTCTCGTCTCCCATGAAGCTCTTCGACGGTCCGCGCGGCTTCCTGCTCGCGGTGCCGGTCTTCAGGAACGGACGTTTCGAAGGCGAGGTCGTGGGGACCATCAGGAGCTCCAGCTTCATCTCGGCCCTGATCCTCCCCGCCGTCCTCGAGCGCTACGAGGAGATCGTCCTCGGCTCGGGCGTCCACCTGCTGCCCGGGCCCCTGCCCGAGATCCCGCCCCCCTCCGAGAGGCCCACGGTCATCTCCGCCTTCAGCCTGGGGGGGGCCGCGTGGGAGGTGCGCCTCACGCCACGCCTGGACATCGTGAGCGACCGTCTCGGATCCGGCCGCGCGGCGTTCTGGACCATGGGAGCGCTCCTGGCCCTCCTCGCCGGAGGGGCGGTCGGGACGCTCAACTATTTCGCTTCGGGGATGGTCCACCGCGTCCGGACCCAGGACGAGGCGCTGCGCCAGGCCAACCAGCGGCTCGACGGGGCCATGCAGCAGCTCATCCAGGCCGAGAAGCTGACCGCGCTCGGCGAGCTGGTCGCCGGCGTGGCCCACGAGATCAACAACCCTCTTGCCAGCATCATGGGGTACCTGCAGCTCCTCATGGCGCGCGAGCTGCCCTCCGAGGTGAAGCGGCGGATCGAGACCGTCTATTCCGAGGCGGAACGGATGGCCAAGATCGTCAAGAACCTCCTGACGTTCGGCCGCAAGCACCCGCCCGAGAAGAGATACCTCGGCCTGAACGGGATCGTCGAGAAGACCATCGAGCTCAAGGCCTACCCGTTCAAGGTGAACCAGATCCAGGTCGAGGCCGACCTGCAGCCCGGCCTGCCCATGACCATGCTCGATTTCCACCAGATCCAGCAGGTCCTCATCAACCTGCTCAACAACGCCGAGCACGCGATGGCCGAGCAGGGGCGTGGCGGGACGATTCGGTTCACGACGCGCGCGGTCGGCGGCCGCATCGAGCTGCGCCTGACCGACTCCGGGCCCGGAATCCCGATCGAGGCCATGCCGCACATCTTCGAGCCGTTCTTCACGACCAAGAAGGACGGCAAGGGGACCGGGCTGGGGCTGTCGATCTGCTACGGCATCGTCCAGGGGCACGGCGGCGGGATTCGCGTCGAGAGCGAGCCCGGCAAGGGGACGACCTTCGTCCTCGACTTCCCCATCGTCGCGGCCCCGGCCGCCGAGACCGTGGCGTCCGAGATGCGCGGTGCGGGCCAGGCCACGCTGCGCATCCTGATCGTCGACGACGAGCCGGCGGTCTCCGGGTTCCTGCTCGAGCTCCTGACGGCGCGCGGGCACCGGGTGGACACCGCCGCGGACGTGCCGGAGGCGCTGCAAAAGATCGCGCGCGCCGAGCTCGACCTGATCATCTCGGACATGCGACTGCCCCGGGGATCGGGGCGCGACGTCCACCGGGCGGCGGCGCTCAAGGAGCCGGCCCTGGCGTCCCGCATGATCTTCACATCGGGGGACGCGCAGGACGAGGACATCCTCCGCTTCGTGCGCGAAACGGGAGGCCAGATGGTGCCGAAGCCCTGCACCGTCGCGGAGATCGAGCGGGCAATCGGCCGGGCAATGGGCGCCGGGCCGGCTCCCGGGGGCGCCGCCACGCACAGGCCGGCAGCGTCCCGCTAG
- a CDS encoding aminomethyltransferase family protein, which yields MPIGTAVHDRTFRLCESLNYREWSGYYAVSVYEMHHEHEYNAIRNACALIDISPLFKYLISGRDSAKLLNRVITRDVAKMTPGQVIYTPWCDEQGKVIDDGTVSRLEETTFRMTAADPSLRWLKINALGMDVTIEDISEKTAALALQGPTSGALLKRVAQADVANLKYFRVTRGTIAGVSVDISRTGYTGDLGYEIWMPWSEAVKVWDALMEHGRPFDIHAAGMLALDVSRIEAGLILIEVDYNSSKKALIPEQKYSPYEIGLGRLVHLDKPHFIGRAALADENRRGPKRRLVGLEVDWTEVEKRFESAGLTPQVPSTASRTAVPLFSNGSQVGKVTSSTWSPLLKKMVALASVGSEHAAAGTRLEMELTVEATRHKAGVKVVDLPFFSPPRKTKTPV from the coding sequence GTGCCCATCGGAACGGCAGTTCATGACAGGACCTTCCGGCTCTGCGAGAGCCTCAACTATCGCGAATGGTCGGGCTACTACGCGGTCAGCGTGTATGAGATGCACCACGAGCACGAGTACAACGCCATCCGCAACGCCTGCGCCCTCATCGACATCTCGCCGCTGTTCAAGTACCTGATCTCGGGGCGCGATTCTGCGAAGCTGCTGAACCGGGTGATCACGCGCGACGTGGCCAAGATGACGCCCGGGCAGGTCATCTACACGCCGTGGTGCGACGAGCAGGGGAAGGTCATCGACGATGGCACCGTGTCGCGCCTCGAGGAGACCACCTTCCGCATGACGGCGGCCGATCCGAGCCTGCGGTGGCTGAAGATCAATGCGCTCGGAATGGACGTGACGATCGAGGACATCTCGGAGAAGACGGCGGCCCTGGCGCTGCAGGGCCCGACGTCCGGCGCGCTCCTCAAGAGGGTGGCGCAGGCGGACGTCGCGAACCTCAAGTACTTCCGGGTGACCCGCGGCACGATCGCCGGCGTTTCTGTGGACATCTCGCGCACCGGCTACACGGGGGACCTGGGCTACGAGATCTGGATGCCGTGGAGCGAGGCGGTCAAGGTATGGGACGCGCTGATGGAACACGGACGGCCGTTCGACATCCACGCCGCGGGGATGCTGGCGCTGGACGTCTCCCGAATCGAGGCGGGGCTCATCCTGATCGAGGTCGACTACAACAGCAGCAAGAAGGCGCTCATCCCGGAGCAGAAATACTCACCCTACGAGATCGGCCTGGGGCGGCTGGTGCACCTGGACAAGCCGCACTTCATCGGCCGCGCGGCGCTGGCCGACGAAAATCGGCGCGGCCCGAAGCGCCGGCTCGTCGGGCTCGAGGTCGATTGGACCGAGGTGGAGAAGCGGTTCGAGTCTGCCGGGCTGACGCCCCAGGTGCCGAGCACCGCCTCGCGCACGGCGGTCCCCCTGTTCAGCAACGGGTCCCAGGTCGGAAAGGTGACCTCCTCGACCTGGTCGCCGCTTCTCAAGAAGATGGTCGCCCTGGCGAGCGTCGGATCGGAACACGCCGCGGCCGGCACGCGGCTGGAGATGGAGCTGACCGTCGAGGCGACCCGTCACAAGGCGGGCGTGAAGGTCGTGGACCTGCCGTTCTTCAGCCCGCCGAGGAAGACCAAGACACCGGTCTAG